A genomic window from Nocardioides jiangxiensis includes:
- the mftF gene encoding mycofactocin biosynthesis glycosyltransferase MftF (Members of this protein family, MftF, are glycosyltransferases, members of PF00535 (glycosyl transferase family 2). The encoding gene is found as part of the mycofactocin cassette, in Mycobacterium tuberculosis, many other Actinobacteria, and occasional members of other lineages. Mycofactocin itself, a putative redox carrier, is a heavily modified derivative of the C-terminal Val-Tyr dipeptide of the mycofactocin precursor MftA (TIGR03969).) → MSATAERLPAGSDRALAPGTRVRLLPETWRGEGGRALFGGSPTRMLFLTPAACAVLGEGEFAVEDRRSERLARMLLDRGFAEIAAARARWTAADVTVVVPVKDRPVALARLLDALGVGGGLRVIVVDDGSADLAATIEVTRRPGVSLLCHDTSRGPAAARNTGLRAVTTDLVAFADSDVVPVPGWLEPLLAQLEDPAVGVTAPRIAGLQGHDRGGVVARYEAVRSSLDLGPLAAVVRPGAKVPYVPSACLLGRVAAFGDGFDERMHVGEDVDLVWRTVGCGWLVRYVPDAVVAHDHRVDARRWFLRKAFYGTSAAPLAMRHGDAVAPVVLGPMTLAVALAVVAQRRWSTGLAVAVVGAVTARTALSLEQSTRPWAVAARLAPYGLVASLQQSSAAMTRHWWPAMVPLALASRRARRAWLTAAVLEGLVDWRRSRSDLDPLTHVVLRRLDDLAYGAGLWWGALRHATTAPLRPARGRSFLALRRGPGRRGGEGGRRWPGTWRRGTGTHRP, encoded by the coding sequence ATGAGCGCGACGGCGGAGCGTCTGCCGGCCGGGAGCGACCGGGCCCTGGCTCCGGGGACGCGGGTGCGCCTGCTGCCGGAGACCTGGCGCGGCGAGGGTGGCCGGGCCCTCTTCGGGGGTTCGCCGACCAGGATGCTCTTCCTCACGCCGGCCGCCTGCGCAGTGCTGGGGGAGGGGGAGTTCGCCGTGGAGGACCGGCGCAGCGAGCGCCTCGCGCGGATGCTGCTCGACCGGGGGTTCGCGGAGATCGCAGCGGCCCGCGCACGGTGGACGGCCGCCGACGTCACCGTCGTGGTGCCGGTGAAGGACCGGCCGGTCGCGCTCGCGCGGCTGCTCGACGCACTCGGTGTGGGGGGAGGGCTGCGCGTGATCGTCGTCGACGACGGCTCGGCCGACCTCGCCGCCACGATCGAGGTGACCCGCCGCCCCGGCGTGTCGCTGCTCTGCCACGACACCTCGCGCGGACCGGCCGCGGCCCGCAACACCGGCCTGCGAGCCGTGACCACGGACCTCGTCGCCTTCGCGGACTCGGACGTCGTCCCCGTGCCCGGCTGGCTCGAACCGCTGCTCGCGCAGCTCGAGGACCCAGCGGTCGGCGTCACCGCACCGCGCATCGCCGGCCTGCAGGGGCACGACCGCGGAGGGGTCGTCGCCCGCTACGAGGCGGTGCGCTCCTCCCTCGACCTCGGTCCGCTCGCGGCCGTGGTCCGCCCCGGCGCGAAGGTCCCCTACGTCCCGTCGGCCTGCCTGCTCGGGCGGGTCGCGGCGTTCGGGGACGGGTTCGACGAGCGGATGCACGTCGGCGAGGACGTCGACCTGGTCTGGCGCACCGTCGGCTGCGGCTGGCTGGTCCGCTACGTCCCTGACGCGGTCGTCGCCCACGACCACCGCGTCGACGCCCGGCGCTGGTTCCTGCGGAAGGCCTTCTACGGCACGAGTGCGGCACCGCTCGCGATGCGGCACGGCGACGCGGTCGCACCGGTGGTCCTGGGTCCGATGACCCTCGCGGTCGCGCTGGCCGTGGTCGCGCAGCGGCGCTGGTCGACCGGCCTGGCCGTTGCCGTGGTCGGTGCGGTCACCGCCCGCACGGCGCTGTCCCTCGAGCAGAGCACGCGGCCGTGGGCGGTGGCTGCCCGGCTCGCGCCGTACGGCCTGGTGGCGTCCCTCCAGCAGTCGAGCGCGGCGATGACCCGGCACTGGTGGCCGGCGATGGTCCCGCTCGCCCTGGCGTCGCGTCGCGCCCGGCGGGCGTGGCTGACAGCCGCGGTCCTGGAGGGGCTGGTCGACTGGCGGCGTTCGCGCTCCGACCTCGACCCGCTGACGCACGTCGTGCTGCGCCGGCTCGACGACCTCGCCTATGGCGCAGGGCTGTGGTGGGGTGCCCTGAGGCACGCCACCACAGCCCCGCTCCGGCCGGCTCGGGGCCGGTCGTTCCTCGCGCTCAGGCGCGGACCGGGGCGCCGAGGGGGAGAGGGCGGCCGCCGGTGGCCTGGGACATGGCGTCGAGGAACAGGTACGCACCGACCGTGA
- a CDS encoding TadA family conjugal transfer-associated ATPase — MVAVELVDEVRSHLARGGLAVTPHAVAAALRAAGRPVGDATVLAVHEALRAESVGVGPLEPLLRLPGVTDVLVNGPRDVWVDRGAGLERADPSVGFTDEAAVRRFAQRLAAAGGRRLDDASPTVDVRLPDGVRCHAVLAPVARPGTLVSLRVPHGLGLGLDDLAARGALSPAGLVLVRRLLAARVAFLVTGGTGTGKTTLLGALLAAVDPAERIVVAEDSAELRPEHPHVVALEARPANLEGAGAVPLRALVRQALRMRPDRLVVGEVRGGEVVDLLAALNTGHEGGCGTLHANSVADVPARIEALALAAGLGREAAHSQLAAAVGAVLHLTRAPHRRLAEVGVPVRDGAGLVRMETAVRFDSTGAAHEGPAAEALAERLR; from the coding sequence GTGGTCGCGGTCGAGCTGGTCGACGAGGTCCGGTCCCACCTCGCCCGGGGCGGGCTCGCGGTCACGCCCCACGCCGTCGCGGCGGCGCTGCGCGCGGCGGGGCGCCCCGTGGGTGACGCAACGGTGCTCGCCGTCCACGAGGCGCTGCGCGCGGAGTCGGTGGGCGTGGGCCCGCTCGAGCCGCTCCTGCGCCTGCCCGGGGTCACCGACGTCCTCGTCAACGGACCGAGGGACGTCTGGGTCGACCGCGGGGCCGGGCTCGAGCGCGCGGACCCGTCGGTCGGCTTCACCGACGAGGCGGCCGTGCGGCGGTTCGCACAGCGCCTGGCGGCGGCGGGTGGCCGACGGCTCGACGACGCCTCACCGACGGTCGACGTACGGCTGCCCGACGGCGTCCGCTGCCACGCGGTGCTCGCCCCGGTCGCCCGGCCCGGCACGCTGGTGTCGCTGCGCGTGCCGCACGGCCTGGGCCTGGGCCTCGACGACCTCGCTGCCCGCGGAGCGCTCAGCCCGGCGGGACTCGTGCTCGTGCGGCGCCTGCTGGCGGCGCGGGTGGCGTTCCTCGTGACCGGTGGCACCGGCACGGGCAAGACCACGCTGCTGGGCGCCCTGCTCGCGGCGGTCGACCCCGCGGAGCGCATCGTCGTCGCCGAGGACTCGGCCGAGCTGCGCCCGGAGCACCCGCACGTCGTCGCGCTGGAGGCACGACCGGCCAACCTCGAGGGGGCCGGCGCGGTGCCGCTGCGTGCCCTCGTCCGGCAGGCGCTGCGCATGCGTCCCGACCGGCTCGTCGTGGGGGAGGTACGGGGCGGCGAGGTCGTCGACCTGCTCGCCGCCCTCAACACCGGCCATGAGGGCGGGTGCGGCACGCTCCATGCCAACTCGGTGGCCGACGTGCCTGCTCGCATCGAGGCGCTGGCCCTCGCCGCCGGTCTCGGGCGGGAGGCCGCCCACAGCCAGCTCGCCGCGGCCGTCGGAGCGGTCCTGCACCTCACGCGGGCACCGCACCGCCGGCTGGCCGAGGTCGGCGTACCCGTGCGGGACGGAGCCGGTCTGGTGCGGATGGAGACCGCCGTCCGTTTCGACTCCACGGGCGCGGCGCACGAGGGCCCGGCCGCCGAGGCGCTCGCGGAGCGACTGCGATGA
- a CDS encoding class I SAM-dependent methyltransferase, translating into MSETYPVAAVAWLVGTDQRSVLEIGAGDGALTAQLVALGHDVHATDSSAAAVERLAELHPGVRTSAATAERLPNVDASVDVVVARNFHTYDEEAALAEFSRVLRPGGHVAVIVETLDTKIPWVRKFARLLGEETVVPETPDSIVKSTRFGFVDADSFRHWTTVDRDGLCALALLDPRVATMDPAAQERLLDDVRALYDDYGRGPDGMQLPQIAHCFRAGVIEHPWSVPPRDGAEAEAAPVREPDDDDGLLIDFR; encoded by the coding sequence GTGAGCGAGACGTACCCCGTGGCCGCCGTTGCCTGGCTGGTCGGCACCGACCAGCGGTCCGTGCTCGAGATCGGTGCCGGTGACGGCGCCCTCACCGCACAGCTGGTGGCGCTCGGCCACGACGTCCACGCCACCGACTCCTCGGCGGCCGCGGTGGAGCGGCTCGCGGAGCTGCATCCCGGCGTACGCACGTCCGCAGCGACAGCCGAGCGGTTGCCCAACGTCGACGCCTCCGTCGACGTCGTCGTCGCCCGCAACTTCCACACGTACGACGAGGAGGCGGCGCTCGCGGAGTTCTCCCGCGTGCTGCGCCCCGGCGGCCACGTCGCGGTGATCGTCGAGACGCTCGACACGAAGATCCCGTGGGTGCGGAAGTTCGCCCGGCTGCTCGGTGAGGAGACGGTCGTGCCGGAGACCCCGGACTCGATCGTGAAGTCGACGCGGTTCGGCTTCGTCGACGCGGACAGCTTCCGGCACTGGACGACCGTCGACCGGGACGGCCTGTGCGCCCTCGCGCTCCTCGACCCGCGCGTCGCCACGATGGACCCCGCGGCGCAGGAGCGGCTGCTCGACGACGTCCGCGCCCTCTACGACGACTACGGCCGTGGCCCCGACGGCATGCAGCTGCCGCAGATCGCGCACTGCTTCCGGGCCGGCGTGATCGAGCACCCGTGGTCGGTGCCGCCCCGCGACGGCGCCGAGGCCGAGGCAGCACCCGTGCGTGAGCCCGACGATGACGACGGCCTGCTGATCGACTTCCGGTGA
- a CDS encoding GAF domain-containing protein — translation MSPFDAIRPGTNLTQLARELVRVHDTVISGGRPTARPRAVVARSWNRVLSAGLDPSHLNQRDPLPRHEVLRRRSASPLHLVVDELIQVVSGIADSSHFLLVVTDADGVVLWRAGATGVQAQADALGFSEGAEWTERHVGTNAIGTALAEAAPVQLFSAEHFEQAQHPWYCTAAPIHDPRTGELLGVLDLSGPALTLHPAIGALVETAVRLAESQLWRHHEDKLAALRRSAEHVLATVTGPVLLVDDHGWVAHRAGVAAADRIAAPREDVSIAVPGLGLCLPERFRDGWLIRPATGARTLHGHLDGGTDPVLTLRAGDDVWRLPLSRRHAHILQLLHAAGPTGLSAAQLSGALFGDREHLVTVRAEISRMRRQLGGVVATRPYRIADDAVLTVADVRG, via the coding sequence GTGAGCCCATTCGACGCCATCCGCCCGGGCACCAACCTGACGCAGCTCGCCCGGGAGCTGGTGCGCGTCCACGACACCGTGATCAGCGGCGGTCGTCCGACGGCCCGCCCCCGCGCCGTGGTCGCCCGCTCGTGGAACCGCGTGCTCAGCGCCGGGCTGGACCCCTCGCACCTCAACCAGCGCGACCCGCTGCCACGCCACGAGGTGCTCCGCCGCCGCAGCGCGTCCCCGCTGCACCTCGTGGTCGACGAGCTCATCCAGGTGGTCTCGGGCATCGCCGACTCCTCGCACTTCCTGCTCGTGGTGACCGACGCCGACGGCGTCGTCCTGTGGCGCGCGGGTGCGACCGGCGTCCAGGCCCAGGCCGACGCGCTGGGGTTCTCCGAGGGCGCTGAGTGGACCGAGCGGCACGTCGGCACCAATGCCATCGGCACCGCCCTCGCCGAGGCGGCTCCCGTGCAGCTCTTCTCGGCCGAGCACTTCGAGCAGGCGCAGCACCCCTGGTACTGCACCGCCGCACCGATCCACGACCCGCGTACGGGCGAGCTGCTCGGTGTCCTCGACCTGAGCGGGCCTGCGCTCACCCTCCACCCCGCCATCGGCGCGCTGGTCGAGACCGCGGTGCGGCTCGCCGAGTCCCAGCTGTGGCGCCACCACGAGGACAAGCTCGCCGCGCTGCGGCGTTCGGCCGAGCACGTGCTGGCCACCGTCACCGGGCCGGTGCTGCTCGTCGACGACCACGGCTGGGTGGCACACCGTGCCGGTGTCGCCGCGGCCGACCGCATCGCAGCACCGCGCGAGGACGTCAGCATCGCGGTGCCCGGGCTCGGTCTCTGCCTGCCCGAGCGGTTCCGCGACGGCTGGCTGATCCGCCCCGCAACCGGGGCGCGGACGCTGCACGGCCACCTCGACGGCGGCACGGACCCGGTCCTCACCCTGCGCGCGGGCGACGACGTCTGGCGCCTGCCGCTGAGCCGGCGCCACGCCCACATCCTGCAGCTCCTGCACGCCGCCGGGCCGACCGGCCTCTCGGCAGCGCAGCTCAGCGGCGCCCTCTTCGGCGACCGCGAGCACCTCGTCACGGTGCGCGCCGAGATCTCCCGCATGCGCCGCCAGCTGGGCGGCGTCGTGGCCACGCGGCCCTACCGGATCGCCGACGACGCGGTGCTCACCGTCGCCGACGTGCGGGGCTGA
- a CDS encoding GPR1/FUN34/YaaH family transporter: MSTETTVPDGNPALIGVPTFLVGSVALGLVLTGFVPATAGAASIPIIATATAFGQAVAAIWATRLNQNAVAAIFGIFTGFWSSYAALVLGLTHGWFGILPADAVRTQELFLGSWLAVVVLLTLATLRLPRAFTVLFTLIDLALLLVLLGTAQASTALTHLGGYTVFAFVTVGAYLFLDAMSQATGGRPLPLGAPVRA, translated from the coding sequence GTGTCCACCGAAACCACCGTCCCCGACGGCAACCCCGCCCTCATCGGCGTCCCGACGTTCCTGGTCGGCTCCGTCGCCCTCGGCCTCGTGCTCACCGGCTTCGTGCCGGCCACCGCCGGCGCGGCGTCGATCCCGATCATCGCCACGGCGACCGCGTTCGGACAGGCCGTCGCGGCCATCTGGGCGACCCGCCTCAACCAGAACGCCGTCGCCGCGATCTTCGGCATCTTCACCGGCTTCTGGTCCAGCTACGCCGCGCTCGTGCTGGGCCTGACGCACGGCTGGTTCGGGATCCTTCCTGCCGACGCCGTGCGCACGCAGGAGCTCTTCCTCGGGTCCTGGCTGGCCGTCGTCGTCCTGCTGACGCTCGCCACCCTGCGGCTCCCGCGGGCCTTCACGGTCCTCTTCACCCTGATCGACCTGGCCCTGCTGCTCGTGCTCCTCGGCACGGCGCAGGCGAGCACCGCCCTGACGCACCTCGGTGGCTACACCGTCTTCGCGTTCGTCACGGTCGGTGCGTACCTGTTCCTCGACGCCATGTCCCAGGCCACCGGCGGCCGCCCTCTCCCCCTCGGCGCCCCGGTCCGCGCCTGA
- a CDS encoding flavin-containing monooxygenase: protein MTQTLEPRTVPVRTADPQARADAWFAAFEGALVARDTAAAAALFATTSYWRDLVAFSWNITTVENPDGVARLLDSTLAHTAPSTFATSEEPAEADGVVTAWFTFETAVGRGRGLLRLRADDDGVDRAWTFLTTLYELKGHEEPLRERRPAGAEHGANRQRVTWLEKRQAEDAAMGVTEQPFVLVIGGGQGGIALGARLRQLGVPALVIDRYARPGDQWRGRYKSLCLHDPVWYDHLPYLKFPENWPVFAPKDKVADWLESYTRVMEVPYWSSTTAVKASYDEAAGEWTVDIDRDGQPMTLKPKHLVLATGMSGKANVPVFPGQDVFRGEQHHSSRHPGPDAYAGKKCVVIGSNNSAFDICGALWEHGADVTMVQRSSTHIVKSDTLMDIGLGDLYSERALAAGMTTEKADLVFASLPYRIMHEFQIPLYERMKERDKEFYDRMERAGFDLDWGDDGSGLFMKYLRRGSGYYIDVGAAELVADGEVKLAHGNVDHLTETSVVLEDGAELEADLVVYATGYGSMNGWAADLISPEVADRIGKVWGLGSDTTKDPGPWEGEQRNMWKPTQQPNLWFHGGNLHQSRHYSLYLALQLKARAVGIDTPVFDLAPVHHLS, encoded by the coding sequence ATGACCCAGACCCTGGAGCCACGGACCGTTCCGGTCCGGACGGCCGACCCGCAGGCCCGTGCCGACGCCTGGTTCGCCGCGTTCGAGGGGGCGCTGGTCGCCCGCGACACGGCTGCCGCGGCGGCACTCTTCGCCACCACCAGCTACTGGCGCGACCTGGTCGCCTTCAGCTGGAACATCACCACGGTCGAGAACCCCGACGGCGTCGCCCGGCTGCTCGACAGCACGCTCGCGCACACCGCTCCCTCGACCTTCGCCACCAGCGAGGAACCGGCCGAGGCGGACGGCGTCGTGACGGCGTGGTTCACCTTCGAGACGGCCGTCGGCCGGGGCCGCGGCCTGCTGCGCCTGCGCGCCGACGACGACGGCGTGGACCGGGCGTGGACCTTCCTCACCACGCTCTACGAGCTGAAGGGCCACGAGGAGCCCCTCCGCGAACGCCGGCCCGCCGGCGCCGAGCACGGCGCGAACCGGCAGCGCGTGACGTGGCTCGAGAAGCGCCAGGCCGAGGACGCCGCGATGGGCGTCACCGAGCAGCCCTTCGTCCTCGTCATCGGCGGTGGCCAGGGTGGCATCGCGCTCGGCGCGCGGCTGCGGCAGCTCGGCGTACCGGCGCTGGTGATCGACCGCTACGCCCGCCCCGGCGACCAGTGGCGCGGGCGCTACAAGTCGCTCTGCCTGCACGACCCGGTCTGGTACGACCACCTGCCGTACCTGAAGTTCCCCGAGAACTGGCCGGTCTTCGCCCCCAAGGACAAGGTCGCGGACTGGCTGGAGTCCTACACGCGGGTGATGGAGGTGCCCTACTGGTCCTCGACGACGGCCGTGAAGGCCTCCTACGACGAGGCGGCCGGTGAGTGGACCGTCGACATCGACCGCGACGGCCAGCCGATGACGCTGAAGCCGAAGCACCTCGTGCTCGCGACCGGCATGAGCGGCAAGGCCAACGTGCCGGTCTTCCCGGGCCAGGACGTCTTCCGCGGCGAGCAGCACCACTCCTCGCGCCACCCCGGCCCCGACGCGTACGCCGGGAAGAAGTGCGTCGTGATCGGCTCCAACAACTCGGCGTTCGACATCTGCGGGGCGCTGTGGGAGCACGGTGCCGACGTCACCATGGTCCAGCGCAGCTCGACCCACATCGTCAAGAGCGACACCCTCATGGACATCGGGCTGGGCGACCTCTACTCCGAGCGCGCGCTCGCGGCCGGCATGACGACGGAGAAGGCCGACCTGGTCTTCGCCTCGCTCCCCTACCGGATCATGCACGAGTTCCAGATCCCCCTCTACGAGCGGATGAAGGAGCGCGACAAGGAGTTCTACGACCGGATGGAGCGCGCCGGCTTCGACCTCGACTGGGGCGACGACGGCTCGGGCCTCTTCATGAAGTACCTCCGGCGCGGCTCCGGCTACTACATCGACGTGGGCGCGGCCGAGCTGGTCGCGGACGGTGAGGTGAAGCTCGCGCACGGCAACGTCGACCACCTGACGGAGACCTCCGTCGTGCTGGAGGACGGCGCGGAGCTCGAGGCCGACCTCGTCGTCTACGCCACCGGCTACGGCTCGATGAACGGCTGGGCGGCCGACCTGATCAGCCCCGAGGTCGCGGACCGGATCGGCAAGGTCTGGGGCCTCGGCTCGGACACGACCAAGGACCCGGGGCCGTGGGAGGGCGAGCAGCGCAACATGTGGAAGCCGACCCAGCAGCCGAACCTCTGGTTCCACGGCGGCAACCTGCACCAGTCGCGCCACTACTCGCTCTACCTGGCGCTGCAGCTGAAGGCACGGGCGGTGGGCATCGACACCCCCGTGTTCGACCTGGCCCCGGTGCACCACCTGAGCTGA
- a CDS encoding adenylate kinase gives MRLLLMGPPGAGKGTQATAVAQRFGIPAISTGDIFRANVAEGTPLGLAARRYMDAGEYVPDEVTNAMVADRVARDDCGQGFLLDGYPRTRQQVAELDGILALTGARLDAVVLLAADPEELVQRLLLRARAQGRADDTEEVIRRRLEVYAAETAPLAEEYAARGLLDTVDGLGTVEEVADRILGVLAARSTAASPA, from the coding sequence ATGCGTCTCCTCCTCATGGGCCCGCCCGGTGCCGGCAAGGGCACCCAGGCCACCGCCGTCGCGCAGCGCTTCGGCATCCCGGCCATCTCGACCGGCGACATCTTCCGGGCCAACGTCGCCGAGGGCACGCCCCTCGGCCTCGCGGCCCGGCGCTACATGGACGCCGGGGAGTACGTCCCCGACGAGGTCACCAACGCGATGGTGGCCGACCGGGTGGCCCGCGACGACTGCGGCCAGGGCTTCCTCCTCGACGGCTACCCGCGCACGCGGCAGCAGGTCGCCGAGCTCGACGGGATCCTCGCCCTGACCGGCGCGCGCCTGGACGCCGTCGTCCTCCTCGCGGCGGACCCGGAGGAGCTGGTCCAGCGCCTCCTGCTGCGTGCACGGGCGCAGGGGCGGGCGGACGACACCGAGGAGGTGATCCGCCGTCGCCTCGAGGTGTACGCCGCGGAGACCGCTCCGCTGGCCGAGGAGTACGCCGCACGGGGTCTGCTCGACACCGTGGACGGCCTCGGCACCGTCGAGGAGGTGGCCGACCGGATCCTCGGCGTGCTCGCGGCGCGCTCGACGGCCGCCAGCCCGGCCTAG
- a CDS encoding oxidoreductase, which translates to MDPLASLASLEGVPSAFASSRDGVDALLRDRGLRKTSPELTGESLLRGAWASAVLEGSSATMDQVRAGEGDEISAAAVRVSAELLSLVPVLKRSPLQAFARIHALAGLGSVPSEELGRPRSAEAAAGLQTLSARLLAPTTAPAMLVAAIVHADLATATPFASHNGIVARAAERLVLVARGVDEKSLLVPEEGHRFFRPEYESNLRAYAQASGVSGVHAWLLYAAEAYAKGAEASPVKAK; encoded by the coding sequence GTGGATCCACTTGCCTCGCTGGCCAGCCTCGAGGGCGTTCCGTCCGCCTTTGCGTCGAGTCGCGACGGGGTCGACGCGCTGCTGCGCGACCGCGGTCTCCGCAAGACCTCTCCGGAGCTCACCGGCGAGTCGCTGCTGCGCGGTGCCTGGGCCTCGGCGGTGCTCGAGGGCTCGTCGGCGACGATGGACCAGGTCCGTGCGGGGGAGGGCGACGAGATCTCCGCCGCGGCGGTGCGGGTCTCCGCCGAGCTGCTCTCCCTGGTGCCGGTTCTGAAGCGGTCGCCGCTCCAGGCGTTCGCCCGGATCCACGCGCTCGCCGGCCTCGGCTCGGTGCCCTCGGAGGAGCTCGGTCGCCCGCGCTCGGCCGAGGCGGCTGCCGGCCTGCAGACGCTGTCCGCGCGCCTCCTCGCTCCGACCACGGCTCCGGCGATGCTCGTCGCGGCGATCGTGCACGCCGACCTGGCCACGGCGACACCGTTCGCCTCGCACAACGGCATCGTGGCGCGTGCCGCGGAGCGCCTCGTCCTCGTCGCCCGCGGCGTCGACGAGAAGTCACTGCTGGTCCCCGAGGAGGGCCACCGCTTCTTCCGGCCCGAGTACGAGTCGAACCTCCGCGCCTACGCCCAGGCCTCCGGCGTCTCCGGTGTGCACGCCTGGCTGCTGTACGCCGCCGAGGCCTACGCCAAGGGAGCCGAGGCCTCGCCGGTCAAGGCGAAGTAG
- a CDS encoding HAD family hydrolase, with product MSATGRRQAAFFDLDKTILAKSSALAFNRKFQAGGLISRRVMLRGAYAQFMYVVGGADHDQMEKLRAFMSELVKGWQVSTVNDIVAETLHNIVDPMVYDEAVSLIEEHHAAGRDVIIVSTSGVEMVGPIGAMLGADDVVATRLAVEDGKYTGEIEYYAYAETKAEAIRELAEQRGYDLAQCYAYSDSITDAPMLSAVGHGYAVNPDKELRKLAVKEGWPILVFTKPVALQRRMNLPPAKPTLAALAVGGAVAVGGAIVLSHRRHRTV from the coding sequence ATGTCCGCCACGGGGCGCCGCCAGGCCGCCTTCTTCGACCTCGACAAGACGATCCTCGCCAAGTCGAGCGCCCTGGCCTTCAACCGCAAGTTCCAGGCGGGCGGCCTGATCTCCCGGCGCGTCATGCTCCGTGGCGCCTACGCCCAGTTCATGTACGTCGTCGGCGGCGCGGACCACGACCAGATGGAGAAGCTGCGGGCGTTCATGTCCGAGCTGGTGAAGGGCTGGCAGGTGTCGACGGTCAACGACATCGTCGCCGAGACCCTCCACAACATCGTCGACCCGATGGTCTACGACGAGGCGGTCTCCCTCATCGAGGAGCACCACGCCGCGGGCCGTGACGTCATCATCGTCTCCACCTCCGGTGTCGAGATGGTCGGCCCGATCGGCGCGATGCTCGGTGCCGACGACGTGGTGGCGACGCGTCTGGCCGTGGAGGACGGCAAGTACACCGGCGAGATCGAGTACTACGCCTACGCCGAGACGAAGGCCGAGGCGATCCGCGAGCTCGCAGAACAGCGCGGCTACGACCTCGCGCAGTGCTACGCCTACAGCGACTCGATCACCGACGCTCCCATGCTCAGTGCGGTCGGACACGGCTACGCCGTCAACCCCGACAAGGAGCTCCGCAAGCTCGCCGTCAAGGAGGGCTGGCCGATCCTCGTCTTCACCAAGCCGGTCGCACTCCAGCGCCGCATGAACCTCCCGCCGGCCAAGCCGACCCTCGCCGCCCTCGCGGTCGGCGGGGCCGTCGCCGTGGGTGGCGCGATCGTCCTCAGTCACCGCCGCCACCGCACCGTCTGA
- the ssd gene encoding septum site-determining protein Ssd — MEMPLIVTRDPLLTDELLRLAAAAGVAPEVAADPGAALRSWRSASLVLVGVDVAEELARFTPTRRAGVHVVGGAGVPDQAFRHAVELGASQVVELPASGAWLLDLLSDAVDGRADASTTLAVIGGSGGAGATTFACAVGLVAGARGPACLLDVDPVGPGADRVLGFDRLDGARWSALEQTTGRLGSQSLRDALPRRAGLGVLTWAAGERSAPQAFAVREALAAAARGHHVVVADLPRAGVLTAEVAARVDAVLVVARPSLPGLAAAARVVAALEAGGRVGIVVRGRAEPRAVAQVVGAPVVATMGDQRGLEEAVDLGRGPVWTHRSVLARAARQALDWCAAG; from the coding sequence ATGGAGATGCCCCTGATCGTCACCCGTGACCCGTTGCTGACCGACGAGCTGCTCCGGTTGGCGGCGGCCGCCGGGGTCGCACCCGAGGTCGCCGCCGACCCGGGCGCCGCCCTGCGGTCCTGGCGGAGCGCCTCCCTGGTGCTGGTGGGGGTCGACGTGGCGGAGGAGCTGGCGCGCTTCACTCCCACGCGCCGCGCGGGAGTGCACGTGGTCGGTGGTGCCGGCGTCCCCGACCAGGCGTTCCGTCACGCCGTCGAGCTCGGCGCGTCGCAGGTCGTCGAGCTCCCCGCATCCGGTGCCTGGCTCCTCGACCTGCTCTCCGATGCGGTCGACGGTCGGGCCGACGCGTCGACCACCCTGGCGGTGATCGGGGGCTCGGGCGGTGCGGGTGCGACGACGTTCGCCTGTGCGGTCGGGCTCGTCGCCGGAGCCCGTGGGCCGGCGTGCCTCCTCGACGTCGACCCGGTGGGACCGGGGGCAGACCGGGTGCTCGGCTTCGACCGTCTCGACGGCGCCCGATGGAGCGCGCTCGAGCAGACCACGGGGCGCCTCGGGTCGCAGTCGCTGCGTGACGCCCTGCCGCGACGGGCCGGCCTCGGGGTGCTGACCTGGGCGGCGGGGGAGCGCTCTGCCCCGCAGGCCTTCGCCGTGCGTGAAGCGCTCGCGGCCGCGGCCCGAGGACATCACGTCGTGGTGGCCGACCTGCCGCGCGCAGGGGTGCTGACCGCGGAGGTCGCGGCGCGCGTCGACGCGGTGCTCGTCGTCGCCCGGCCGAGTCTGCCCGGGCTGGCCGCAGCAGCGCGCGTGGTCGCTGCCCTCGAAGCGGGCGGACGTGTCGGGATCGTCGTGCGCGGGCGTGCGGAGCCGCGCGCCGTCGCCCAGGTCGTCGGCGCGCCCGTGGTGGCCACGATGGGTGACCAGCGCGGCCTCGAGGAGGCCGTCGACCTGGGTCGTGGCCCCGTCTGGACCCACCGGAGCGTGCTCGCACGTGCGGCCCGCCAGGCCCTCGACTGGTGCGCGGCGGGCTGA